The Scyliorhinus canicula chromosome 13, sScyCan1.1, whole genome shotgun sequence genome contains a region encoding:
- the LOC119976676 gene encoding zinc finger protein 235-like isoform X2, whose amino-acid sequence MATKPFKCKVCDLAFTQSSTLLQHHRIHTGEKPFTCEVCNKSFSHLTNLHAHRRIHTGEKPFVCDVCEKSFSQSSNLRAHQRIHTGEKPFTCEVCDKSFSHLTNLRGHQRIHTGEKPFRCAVCDKSFRLLSSLQVHQRIHTGEKPFNCEICDKVFATSTNLLIHQRFHTGEKPFRCEVCGKAFTQSSDLLTHQWIHTGEKPFKCEMCDRAFTRSSMLLQHQRIHTGEKPFKCEACNKSFSDSSNLRVHQRIHTGEKPFKCKVCDKSFSDSSNLRVHQRIHTGEKPFKCE is encoded by the coding sequence ATGGCAACCAAACCATTTAAATGTAAAGTGTGTGATCTAGCCTTCACACAGTCATCAACACTTTTGCAACACCATCGCATTCACACGggagagaaaccattcacgtGCGAGGTGTGTAACAAATCATTCTCGCATTTAACAAATCTCCATGCACATCGACGCATTCatacaggggagaaaccatttgtGTGTGATGTGTGCGAGAAATCATTCTCGCAGTCATCGAACCTTCGTGCGCACCAACGcatccacactggggagaaaccatttaccTGCGAGGTGTGTGATAAATCATTTTCACATTTAACAAATCTCCGTggacaccaacgcattcacacaggggagaaacctttCCGGTGTGCGGTATGTGACAAATCATTCAGACTATTATCGAGTCTCCAGGTCCATCAGAGAATCCACACAGGGGAAAAACCCTTCAACTGTGAGATTTGTGATAAAGTGTTTGCAACATCTACGAATCTCTTGATACATCAGAGGTTTCACACTGGGGAAAAACCCTTCAGATGTGAGGTTTGTGGGAAGGCTTTCACCCAATCCTCcgacctgctgacacaccagtggattcacacaggggagaaaccattcaaatGTGAGATGTGTGACCGAGCCTTCACACGGTCATCGATGCTTTTGCAACACCAGcgtattcacactggagagaagccgtTCAAGTGTGAGGCATGTAACAAATCATTCTCCGACTCATCAAACCTCCGTGTACATCAACGtatccacactggggagaaaccattcaagtgCAAGGTGTGCG